In Raphanus sativus cultivar WK10039 chromosome 5, ASM80110v3, whole genome shotgun sequence, the following proteins share a genomic window:
- the LOC108857081 gene encoding ribosome production factor 2 homolog, translating into MMEIRTPKTHKAKRVLEKRAPKLVENGKKTLILHGTKTSATVSSVLMELYRLKKGGAIKYSRRNENIRPFESGGETSLEFFSLKTDCSIFVYGSHTKKRPDNLVLGRMYDHHVYDLIEVGIENFKSLLSFSYDKKIAPHEGSKPFICFTGEGFDNVPELKQLKEVLTDLFRGEVVENLNLTGLDRAYICTAISPTKVFLTHCAIKLKKSGTIVPRIELVEVGPSMDLVIRRNRLPNEGLRKEAMRSSKDKPKKKVKNVDQNDVLGKLGRVYIPEQEVGKIPLADKSKGVKRERREGKLKKNKEEGSASKKLKESE; encoded by the exons ATGATGGAAATACGAACTCCGAAGACCCACAAAGCCAAGCGTGTACTCGAAAAGCGAGCTCCTAAGTTG GTTGAGAACGGGAAGAAGACATTGATACTTCACGGAACAAAGACGAGCGCTACAGTTAGCTCTGTGTTGATGGAGCTGTACCGTTTGAAGAAGGGAGGTGCCATCAAATACTCGAGGAGGAATGAGAACATTAGGCCCTTTGAGAGTGGAGGTGAAACCTCTCTCGAGTTCTTCTCTCTCAAGACCGACTGTAGCATCTTTGTG TATGGGTCTCACACAAAGAAAAGACCTGACAATCTGGTGCTGGGCAGAATGTATGATCACCATGTCTACGATCTTATAGAAGTTGGGATTGAGAACTTTAAATCTCTGCTTTCCTTTTCCTACGACAAGAAGATTGCACCTCATGAAGGATCAAAGCCTTTTATTTGCTTTACTGGAGAAGGTTTTGACAATGTACCTGAGCTCAAGCAGCTTAAAGAAGTCCTCACTGATCTCTTTCGGGGCgag GTTGTGGAGAATCTAAATCTTACTGGACTAGACCGTGCTTACATATGCACAGCGATATCACCTACTAAGGTTTTTCTTACTCACTGCGCTATTAAGCTTAAAAAGTCAGGGACCATCGTGCCTAGGATAGAGCTTGTTGAAGTTGGTCCATCCATGGACTTGGTTATCCGTCGTAACCGTCTTCCCAACGAAGGCCTAAGGAAAGAAGCCATGAGATCATCTAAAGATAAGCCCAAGAAGAAG GTGAAGAATGTTGATCAAAATGATGTGCTAGGGAAGTTAGGGAGGGTTTATATTCCTGAGCAGGAG GTTGGAAAAATTCCATTGGCTGATAAATCCAAGGGAGTGAAGAGAGAGCGAAGAGAGGGTAAGCTGAAGAAGAATAAGGAAGAAGGCTCTGCTTCCAAAAAGCTAAAAGAGTCTGAGTAA
- the LOC108857442 gene encoding endo-1,3;1,4-beta-D-glucanase, with protein sequence MSGPQCCENPPALNPVSGSGHVEKLGGLDAYISGSPDSSKLCVILISDVFGYEATNLRALADKVATSGFYVVVPDYFYGDPFDPSNQERPIPLWLKDHGADKGFEDTKPVIEALKSKGITAIGAAGMCWGAKVVVELSKQELVQAAVLLHPSLVTVDDIKGVKVPIAILGAEIDQLSPPALLKQFEEILAAKPEVNSYVKIHPKVAHGWTVRYKTDDPEAVKAAEEAHKEMLDWFVTYVK encoded by the exons ATGTCGGGACCTCAGTGCTGTGAAAACCCGCCGGCTCTTAATCCGGTCTCCGGGTCGGGTCATGTGGAGAAGCTGGGTGGGCTTGATGCTTACATCTCTGGCTCTCCCGATTCCTCCAAGTTGTGCGTCATCCTCATCTCTGATGTTTTTG GGTATGAAGCTACAAACTTGAG gGCGCTTGCGGATAAGGTTGCAACTTCTGGATTCTATGTCGTGGTTCCTGATTACTTCTACGGAGATCCTTTTGATCCTTCTAATCAAGAGAGACCCATCCCTCTCTGGCTCAAAGACCATGGCgct GATAAGGGATTTGAAGACACAAAGCCAGTAATTGAAGCCTTAAAGAGCAAAGGCATAACTGCTATTGGAGCTGCAGGGATGTGTTGGGGTG CAAAAGTGGTGGTGGAATTGTCTAAGCAAGAGCTTGTTCAAGCAGCTGTTCTGCTTCATCCTTCTTTGGTCACGGTCGACGATATCAAGG GTGTGAAGGTGCCAATTGCTATACTAGGAGCTGAGATTGATCAGTTGTCTCCACCTGCGCTCTTGAAGCAATTTGAGGAGATTCTTGCTGCCAAACCTGAG GTGAATAGTTATGTGAAGATACACCCTAAAGTAGCACACGGTTGGACAGTTAGGTACAAGACGGATGACCCAGAGGCGGTTAAAGCTGCAGAAGAAGCTCACAAAGAGATGCTTGATTGGTTTGTGACTTACGTTAAATGA
- the LOC108859474 gene encoding LOW QUALITY PROTEIN: dual specificity protein phosphatase 1 (The sequence of the model RefSeq protein was modified relative to this genomic sequence to represent the inferred CDS: inserted 1 base in 1 codon): MSYRDKESSSSLAAMNEYSETVRNKIQALVHVIKVARAYREDNVPSLIQEGLYLGSVAAACNKNLLKSYNVTHILTVASSLRPAHPDDFIYKVVRVVDKEDTNLXMYFDECFDFIDEAKKLGGSVLVHCFVGKSRSVTIVVAYLMKKHGMTLTQALQHVKSIRPVASPNAGFIKQLQDLEKSLLEDLYFVPMKQQQESKI; encoded by the exons AT GAGTTATAGAGACAAAGAATCATCGTCATCTTTAGCAGCAATGAATGAGTATAGCGAGACCGTCAGGAATAAGATACAAGCGCTTGTCCATGTTATTAAAGTCGCTCGTGCCTATAGAGAAGACAACGTCCCTTCCCTTATCCAAGAG GGTCTTTATCTTGGATCCGTAGCAGCAGCTTGCAACAAGAACCTCTTGAAATCCTACAACGTTACTCATATCCTAACCGTAgcttcctccttgagacctgcTCACCCTGACGATTTCATCTACAAGGTTGTTCGAG TTGTGGATAAGGAAGACACAAACT GAATGTACTTCGATGAGTGTTTTGATTTCATTGATGAAGCCAAGAAGCTAGGCGGCAGCGTTCTTGTCCATTGCTTCGTTGGCAAATCACGCAG TGTCACTATAGTTGTTGCTTACCTCATGAAGAAACACGGAATGACTTTAACCCAAGCATTGCAACATGTTAAGAGCATTAGACCTGTGGCAAGTCCTAACGCCGGTTTCATCAAGCAATTACAAGACCTCGAAAAGTCTTTACTAG AGGATCTTTACTTTGTTCCTATGAAGCAACAACAGGAAAGTAAGATTTGA